The window GATGACCAGTCGCGTATTCTGCAGAACGCGCTGATCGAGGCGGTCAAGCGCGATACGCCGCTCGTCGTCGCGCCCGGCCGCTACCGCATCGCCAATGTCGTCCTGCCCGAGAATGCCCGCCTGATCGGCGTGCCCGGTGCGACACAATTCATCGCCGCGCAGGCCGGGCCGCTGCTGGCGGCGCGGCGCATCAAGCGCGTCGCCATTTCCGGGATGGGACTCGATGGCCTCGATATGAAGCTCGGCCAGCGCACCGGCCTGCTCAATGTCGAGGAAGTGCTCGACCTCGCTCTGTCAGATTGCGAATTCGCCAATGCCGGCTCGGTCGGGTTGACGCTCAATCGGACCGCGGGGCGCATTGAGCGCAACCGCTTCCGCTCGATGCGGGATGCGGCGCTGTTCTCGCTGGATTCGCGCGGGCTTTCGATCGAGGCCAACACAGTCGAGGATTGCGGCAACAACGGCATCCAGCTCTGGCGCAGCCAGGCGGGAGACGAGCAGAGCCTGATCCGCGGCAATCGCCTCAACCGCATCCGCAGCGATGCCGGTGGCGACGGGCCGAACGGCAACGGCATCAGCCTGTTTCGCGCCGGCGGCGTCGTGATCGAGGGCAACACCTTGCGCGACTGCGCCCTGACCTTCATCCGCAACAATTCCGGCTCCGGCGTGCAAATCCTCGGCAATCAGGGCCGCCGCTGCGGCGAGACCGGGCTCTATTCGGAATTCGCCTTCGAGGGTGCGATCATCGCCAACAACCTGGTCGAGGATTGCGCGCAGGGCGCCAACATCACCAATCTCGACCATGGCGGGCGGCTCTCGGTCTTCGCCAACAACATCATCCGCAATGCGCAGAGGGGATTCGCGCCGAAGGGCAAGGAGCTCGTCGGCGGGCTCGGCGTGCATGTCGAGGCGGAAGCGGCGGTCACCGGCAACGTCATCGAGAACGCCAGCGAGGTCGGTATCTCCCTCGGCTGGTCCTGGGCGATGCGCAATCTCGTCGCGACCGGCAACGTGGTCCGGCGCACCGGGATCGGCATCTCCGTCTCGCTCGTCCCGAAGGAGCGTAATGCGCTAATCGCCAACAACGTGATCAGCGAGGCCAGGCTCGGCGCGGTGGTCGGCACCGAATTCGGCAAGGTCGTCACCGGCGACCTGACCAAGGGCGAAGACAAGCGTGCCGCCGGCATCCGCGTCGAAGGCAATTCCGTCGGCTGAAGCTCAGTCCGAGGGACCGCACCAGCCCGGCAAATGCGCGGCCTCGCGCGACCGGGCCAGGTCCAGTGCCCTTTCGAGCGCCTTGGCGAAGGATCGTTCGAGAACCGCCCGCTTGATGCGTCGGCGCAAGAAGTCCGCCCAGAGGAACTCGCTGAACGGCGCCTCCGTCTTGGCGTAGCCACCGGCAAGCCGCAGCGCTCCCGCCAGCGAGCGATAGGGATCGTCGACAAGGCCGGAGACCTTGCGTGGGATTTGGTCATGGCCGCGCCGATGCCCCTCTGCATCGAGGGGATGCATCCAGCTGCGACTATCGAGGAAACTCCAGAACTCGTCCTTGCCGAGCCGCGACAGGTCGGCGACTTCGGTCGTCAGCACCTGCTCTTCACCCTCCAGATGCAATGCGAGCGCGAGGTGGTGGTGGTCGATCAGATAGAGACGCCGCTTCGGGCCGATGACGACCGGGACGGCATGGCGGCCGAGGAAATCCGCGCCCTTCTCCTCGCGCTCCGCCCGCCAATGGACCTGCTTCATCTCGACTTCGCGCATGCCGACGGTGATCTGCGTCGGCCTGAGATCGGCGATGGCGATAGGATGCAGCCTTGGCTCGACCGAGTAGCTCATGAAGCCCCCTTCGCGGCTGGCACGAGCGCCCTCACCGCCTCCTCGACGCTATGGAAAACATGCTCGGCCCCGATCTCGGCGATCACGCCGAAATCCTCCAGCGCCTGCAGCGCGCGGACGGATTCAGCCCGGGCGATGGCGAAAGCACCGCCCCGCTCCCGGCAGGCCGCCGCGACAGCGAGCAGGGCCTGCGCCGCGGTGTAGTCGATGGCAGGGATGCCGCCGGCGTCGAGGACGAGCAGAGCCGGCTTCCGCTCCGCCAGCAGCGCCAGTACACCAAGTCGGAATATCTCGGCGTTGGCGAAGAGCAGCGGCGCCGGAAAGGCAATCACCAGCACGCCCTCGACCTGCTCGCCGCGATGGCCGGGCTCGGGCGGCCACCAGATCGTCGTGCCGGGAATGCGCAACTGCTCGATCGGCTCGCTGCGCGTCGTCATCCAGACGCCGTGCAGCAGCGACAGGCCGATCCCGACGGCGACGCCCGTCTCGACCGGCAGCCAGACGATCGCGATGGCCGTGAGCAGAACGAGCGCAAATTCGGTTCGCGACTGGCCGGCGAGCCGGCGGATGACCTCGACCCGGATGATACGCTGCGCCACGAAGAACAGCACGCCAGCCAGCGCCGCCACGGGCACCTGCGCCAGTAGCGAGCCGCCGGCTACCGCGAGCGCGAGCACGATCAATGCCGCCGTCGCTGCAGCGAGCTGCGACCGGCCACCGCTCTCGGCGACGACAGCCGTTCGCGGCGGGCTCGCGTTGACAGGAAAGGTGCTGGCCAGCCCGGCGAGGAGGTTCGCCGCTCCGAGGCCGATGAAATCGCGGTCGACCTTGGGCTCGCCGCCGTCCGGATCGCGGAAGGAGCGGCTCACCGTCGCCGTCTGCATCATCACCACCAGCGCGATGACCAGCGCGAGCGGCACGAGGCTGCGAATGTCCCTCCAGTCGAGCACCGGCGGCACGAGACTCAGCCAGCCTGAGGGCAAGGCGCCGAGCACCGCGACGCCATGCGCCTCCAGTTTGAAGAGCACAACCGCCGTCGTCGCGGCAACGAGCGCCAGCAGTGCGCCCGGCAGGCGCGGGACGAAGCGTTCGCACAGGTTCACGGTCGCGAGCGTCGCGACGCCGATCGCCAGCGAGATGACGTTGATGCCGCCAAGCCCATGCCAAAGCGCGGCGAGCTGGCCGGCAATGTGATGGCCGCCGCCGGGAATGCCGAGCAGGCCGGGAAGCTGTGAAACGGCGATGTGGACGGCGATGCCGGCGAGAAAGCCGGTCAGCACCGGCACGGACAGGAGATCGGCGATCCAGCCGAGCCGGAGCAGGCCGGCTAGGACCAGTACAAGCCCGACGAGGAGCGCGAGCAAAGTCGCCGAGCCCGCCGGGATCGCGCCACCTACAGCCAGTGCAGCAAGGCCGCTGACGAAGATCGGGGTGATCGTCGAATCGGCGCCGGCCGTCAGCAGGCGGCTCGCGCCGAAAAGGACGAAGCCGAGCGTCGCTGCGACGAAGGCGTAGAAGCCGATCTGCGGTTCGAAGCCACCGAGCCGGGCCGTCGCCATCTGCTCGGGGATTGTGATCGCCGCGAGCGTCAGCCCGGCGAGCAGGTCGCGGCCTAAGGCGCCGGCGCGGCCTGTCGCAGCGGAATTCTCAGCTGGGGCGGAAACAGGCGGCATTGCGCGGGACCGAGGGCAGGCAGCCAACCTCGCCCCGCCTTTCGTTCGCCGTCAAGCGCGCGATCGCAATGCCTCGGTAGCCCGGATGCGGCCTACCTCAATGCCGTTCCAGTTCTTCATGACCGTCTCGCGGAAGGGCGCGAAAGCCTCTTCATCGCCACCCTGTCGCGGCAGGAAGCGCTCGATCAGCGCCGCCATGGCGATCTCGGTGGCGCGGCCGGCACCATCGTCGCATTTCAGCGCGATGCCATAGCCGAGTTCCGGCAAGGTGCCGCAATAGACGCCCTCGGCGCCGGTCTTGATGAAGGCGCGGGCGCCGAAGACCTCCATGAAGCGGGTATCGAAGCGGCCGGTGCCGGCGACCATGAAGGGGTTGGCCGCGACTGCCTCGCGGATGCGCCGCGCCGCCTCGGCGCGCTTAGGCCCGAGGCCATTGCCGGTGCCGAAGCGGGCGAAGCCGAGCGCCAGCGCCTTCAGCGGCACTGCATAAGTCGGGATCGAGCAGCCATCGGTTCCTGAGAGCTCGGCCTTGTGCGCAGCACCGGTCACCTCCTCCAGCGCGGCGCGCACCGCCTGCTGCACCTTGTGACCCTCCTTCACATAGCCGGCCGGGTCCTCGTCGATGCCACAGGACAGGCAGACGAAGCCGGCATGCTTGCCGGAGCAGTTGTTGTTGAGGGCTGTCGGCTCGCGACCGGCCTTGGCGAGCGCCCGCGCAGCCGCCTCGCCCATCGGCCAGTGCGCACCGCATTCGAGGCAGGCAGCATCGCGGCCGGCCTTCCTGAGCATACCGAGCGAGGTCTCGGCATGGAGCTCTTCGCCGGAATGCGAAGAGACCGCGAGCGCGATTTCGGCGTGCGTCAGGCCGTAGCTATCGGCGGCGCCGCTTTCGAGCAGCGGCAGGGCCTGCAGCGCCTTCACTGCCGAGCGCGGGAAGACCGGCCGCTCGACATCGCCAAGCGAGAGCACCACGGCCCCGTCGGCATCGACGACGATCACCGAGCCGCGATGGCGCGATTCGACGGTGCTGCCACGGGTGACTTCGGCGAGAACAGGGTTGTCCATGGGCGGCTCCGGCGCGATCGAGGCTGCGTCTTGTCGCGTTTGTCGCAGCGCCTGTCAAAAGACCTCGACCGGCCGGGTGCGCATGGAGCAAACTGCCCCCGAACCGAGCCGGCGGCTACAGCCGAGGCGCAGCAAAACCAGGATCCGATGTCCGTCGACTACGAGACCGAATATAACAATCGCGCCCGTGTGCCGGAGCATCCGGGCATCATCGCCGGCTGGGCCCGCGATGCGGCCGCCTATCGTGAGGTCGCCGTCAGCGAGCTTGGCGTGCGCTATGGCGAGGGCCCGCGCCAAACCTACGACCTGTTCAAGCCCGAGGATGTGAAGAGCAAGGCGATCGTGCTCTTCATCCATGGCGGCTACTGGCAGGCGCTCGACCCGAGCTTCTTCTCGCACATGGCGCGAGGGCTCAATCAACGCGGTGTTCCCGTCGCCGTCGCCGGCTATGATCTCTGCCCACAGGTCGAGGTCGGCCACATCGTCTGGGAGCTGCAGCAGGCTGCCGCGACCATCTGGCTGCGTTACAATCTGCCGGTGGTCGCAGCCGGACATTCGGCCGGCGGCCAGCTCTCCGCCTGCCTGCTGGCGACGGGCTGGAAGAATGTCGATCCGGAGCTTCCCGACCAGATCGTGCCGGCCGCCTACGGCATCTCCGGCCTCTACAATCTGAAGCCGCTGACCGAGACCAGCATCAACAAGGCGCTAGGCCTTTCGCACGAGGGGGCGGAACGCGAGAGCCCCTTGTTCTGGCCGGCACCGTCAGGGCTGGTGATGGACGCGGTCGTCGGCGGAGCCGAGAGCACCGAGTACCTGAAGCAGAGCCGTAGGCTCACCGACGTCTGGGGCCTCGAAGGCGTGCGGACGCGCTATCAGGAGATCGATGGCGCCAACCACTTCACCGTGCTCGACACGCTTCCCGATCCCGAAAGCGGCATGACGCGCCGCATCGCCGCGCTTGCCGGCGCTTGATCTTCCCGCGCCAGCGGCTATCGAAGGGCTTGAGGAATCCGGAGCGCGCGATGCAGACCTTCTTCGTCGAGATCAAATGCAGGCTCGGCAAGACCTATGAGGTCGCCAGCGAACTCGCCGACCGCGAGATCGCCTCGGAAATCTATTCGACCGCCGGCAATTACGACATCCTGGCCAAGTTTCATGTCGCGGCCGATGTCGATATCGGCCATTTCGTCGCCCAGAAGGTCCAGTCGATTCCCGAGATCGCCGACACCCACACGATCATCACCTTCAAGGCGTTCTGAGCGCTATCTGATCGGCGTGGTCAGCCCGTCCTCCGGCTGCATCGCGATCAGCAGATCGGCAAAACGGCGCGCCGCCGGAGCGACCGAGCCGGCGGACGGAAACAGCAGCATCGTTCGATAGGCGATGGCCGGCGCGAAGCGACGGGCCACCAGCCCCTGCATGCCGCCTAGCGTCAGGGGAAATGGATTCAGCAAAGCCAGACCGACGCGCTGCCTGACCATCTCGGCGACGAAAACGGCCGCCGTGCCCTCCCCGACCAGGCGCAGGGCCACTCCGGCGTCGGCGAAAGCCTGCTCCACCTTGATGCGCTCGGGAAAGCGCCGCGCGAGGGCGATGATCGGCTCGTCGGCAAGATCCTGTGGGCCCAACACCTCGCGGTCGGCAAGCGGATGATCTTCCGGCATCAGGACATGCGCCACGGCTTCGCGAATGACCTCGCCATGGATTCCGATATGCGATGCCGACATGTCGACCAGCCCGAGATCGACCGCGCGGTCGGCGACCTGCGTGATGACGGTGGAGCTCGTGTCGATCTCGACATTGGCGACGACATCGGGCTCCAGCCGACGGAACTCGGCCAGAACCGGCGGCAGGACGAACTGGGCCAGGGTCGGCGGCGTTGCGATGCGCAGCACGCTCGCCTGAACGGCCTGTCCGGGCCAACGATTCAGCCGGTCGAGCGCTGCGAAGATCGGCTGTGCCTCGGCGTCCAGCGCAAAGGCGTCTGCAGTGGGCACAAGTCGGCCGCTTTCGCGCGAAAACAGAGGCAGGCCGACATGGGCCTCCAGCGCGGCTAGCGCCCGCGACACGGCGGGCTGCGAAATGCCGAGCATCTGCGCTGCTGCCACCGTCTTGCGGGTCGTGATCATAGCTTGCAGCACCTCGAGCTCGCGCAGGCTCGGGGTTCGTCGATCGGCGCTCGCCGTATTCACCATGGTCGCGTTCTGCCCCTATCCGCGCCTCGCATCCGCCTATGCGTTGAGATTATATCATAGCGCGCGCCGTATAATTTACAGGTATACGAAATCGTTCTACAAGCCGGCCCGGGCGAGAACAGGGGCAGACCGGCCAATCCGGCGACTCGCCATGCGCGGCTCAGTTGTGAAAGATGGCGCATCAAGGCCATCGGAAGGTTCGGAATGAAAACGTTCAGCGCCAACGGGCTGAAAGCTCTCAAGCTCGCCATTCTGGCGGCTCCTGTCATGACCATCGCTGGGCTCGCATCCGCCCAGGAGCTCAAGATCGGCTTGTCGGCCGAGCTCAGCGCGATGGACCCGCACTATCACAACGTTTCGCCCAACAACATGCTGGCGCGGCACATCTATGAGCCGCTGGTCGGGCAGGACGAGAAGCAGGCGCTGAAGCCGCTGCTTGCCGAAAGCTGGAAGGCGATCGACGACACGACCTGGGAGTTCAAGCTGCGCCAGGGCGTCAAGTTCCATGACGGCACGCCGTTCACCGCCGACGACGTGATCGCCACCATGCAGCGCGCGCCGAACGTGCCGAAGAGCCCGTCGAGCTTCTCCGCCTATGTCCGCGGCAAGGAGTTCACCAAGGTCGACGATTTCACCGTGCGCGTGAAGACCGCGGCGCCGGCGCCTCTGGTGCCGACCGACCTCTCGACCTTCGGCATCATCCCGGCCAAGTGCAAGGACACCACCACCGAGGACTTCAACCTCGGCAAGTGCACTACCGGCGGCACCGGCGCCTACAAGCAGGCCGAATATGTCTCCGGCGACCGCGTCGTGCTGACCCCGAACGAGAATTACTGGGGCGGCAAGGAGCCCTGGTCGAAGGTCACCTTCCGGATGATCACCTCGGCGCCGACCCGCGTCGCGGCCCTGCTCGCCGGCGATCTCGACGTGATCGAGAACGTGCCGACCTCCGACGTCGCCCGCCTCAAGGGCGACGCGAAGCTCAGCGTCGCCAGCACGGTCTCGAACCGGGTGATCTATTTCCATATGGATCACTTCCGCGAGGTCTCGCCCTTCATCAAGGGCAAGGACGGCTCCGAGATCAAGAACCCGCTGCGCAACCTCAAGGTCCGCCAGGCGCTGTCGATGGCGATCAACCGCCCGGGCATCGTCGACCGCATCATGGAGAAGGAGGCGATCCCCGCTGGCCAGCTCCTGCCCGACGGCTTCTTCGGCACCTCCAAGAAGCTGAAGCCGGTCGCCTTCGACCTCAACGGCGCCAAGAAGCTGCTCGCCGAGGCCGGCTATCCAAACGGCTTCAAGATGAAGCTGCACGGGCCGACCAACCGCTACCTCAACGACACCAAGATCATCGAGGCCGTCGCGCAGATGTTCTCGCGACTCGGCATCGAGACCGAGGTCGAGACGCTGCCGTCGGCGAACTTCTTCACCCGCGCCTCGCAGGGCGGCCAGGGCAATGTGCCTGAATTCTCCTTCATCCTGGTCGGCTGGGGCGCCGGCACCGGCGAATCTTCCGACTCGCTGAAGGCCCTGCTCGCCACCTTCGACCCCGCCAAGGGCATGGGCGCGACCAATCGCGGCCGCTACTCCAACCCGACCTTCGACGCCAAGCTCGTCGAGGCGCTGAGCACCGTCGACGACGCCAAGCGCGACGCCGCTCTGGCCGAGGCGATGGATATCAGCATGAACGATGTCGGCCTGATCCCGACGCACTACCAGCTGAACACCTGGGCCTCGCGCAAGGGCGTCAAGGTGCAGGCCCGCACCGACGAGTACACGCTCGCCACCGGCATCCGGAAGGAATAAGCCGGCCCGGCTGAACGCGTCGTCGCCGCCATTGGCGGGTTGGGCTGGAGCCCGGCCCGCTTAGCGGGCAACGTCCCAGGAGCCGTTCCACGCTCGCCGCCTTCCGGCATCTGGCCGGTACCGGCCGCGCGGAACGGCTCTATCTTTAACTTGCTCCAGCTTTAAGCTGGAGGCGGATTGAACGATCCGGAAGGCCCCGGACCATGCTGGCATTCGTCCTGCGCCGCCTGGCGCAAGCCCTCTTCGTCATCGCGGCGATGCTCGTGATCGTCTTCTTCGGCGTGAACGTCGTCGGCGATCCCATCTACATGCTGATCTCGCCCGAGATGGACCAGCAGCAGATCGCCGAGACGGCCCGTGCGCTCGGCCTCGACCGGCCGATCTGGGAGCAGTTCCTGGTCTTCCTGAAGAACGCCGCCCAGGGCGATCTCGGCCGTTCCTTCGTCCATGGCGAATCCGCCATCAAGCTGATCCTGCACCGCATGCCGGCGACGCTGGAGCTCGCCTTCGTCGCGCTGGTGCTGGCGATCCTGATCGGCCTGCCGCTCGGCCTCTATGCCGGCCTGAAGCCGGAGAGCCGGCTGTCGCGCTTCATCATGGCGGTCTCGATCCTCGGCTTCTCGCTGCCGACCTTCTGGGTCGGCCTGATGCTGATCCTGACTTTCGCGGTCAGCCTCGGCTGGCTGCCGGCGACCGGGCGCGGGCCGACCGTCTCGGTGCTCGGCATCGAGACCTCGCTCCTGACCATGCAGGGCTGGCAGCACGTCGCCCTGCCGGCGTTCAACCTGGCGCTGCTCAAGATCTCGCTGGTCATCCGCTTGGCGCGAGCCGGCGCGCGCGAGGCGGCGCTGATGGACTACGTCAAGTTCGCGCGGGCCAAGGGCCTGTCGCAGAGCCGGATCATCGGCGTCCACATCCTGAAGAACATCATGATCCCGATCGTCACCGTGCTCGGGCTCGAATTCGGATCGCTCGTCGCCTTCTCGGTGGTGACCGAGACGATCTTCGCCTGGCCCGGCATGGGCCGCCTGCTGCTCGAGGCGATCACCCGGCTCGATCGGCCGGTGATCGTCGCCTACGTCATGGTCGTCGTCGTGCTGTTCGTCACCATCAACCTCCTGGTCGACCTGGTCTATTCGGCGCTCGACCCACGCGTACGCCTGACGGAGGCGACATCATGAGCGAAGCCGCCCTGCCCTCCACGACTGCCGCCCCGCCGGCCGCTCCCGCCAAGGAGGAGACGCCGTTCCGCCGCTTCGTCCGCTCTTTCATCGAAGACCGGCTGGCGCTGTTCGGCCTCGCCCTCTTCATCCTGATCGTGCTGCTCGCTCTGGCCGCCCCGCTGATCGCGCCGCAGAACCCCTATGATCTTGCCAGCGTCGACGTGATGGATTCGCGCCAACCGCCGGGCTCGGCCGCGGGCGAAGGCTTCACCATGTGGCTCGGCTCGGACGGTGTCGGCCGCGACCTGCTCTCGGGCATCCTCTACGGCCTGCGCATCTCGCTGATGGTCGGCGCCTTCTCGGGCATCCTGGCGGCGACGCTCGGGGCGGCGGTCGGCCTGATCGCCGCCTATGCCGGCGGACGCACCGAGAACGCGATCATGCGCCTCGTCGACCTGCAGCTCTCGCTGCCATCCGTGCTGGTCGCGCTGATCCTGGTGGCTGGCCTCGGCAAGGGCGTCGACAAGATCATCATCGCGCTGGTGATGGTGCAGTGGGCTTACTATGCTCGCACCGTGCGCGGCTCGGCGCTGGTCGAGCGTCGCAAGGAATATGTCGAGGCGGCGCAATCGCTCGGCCTCTCCCATGCTCGCACCGTCTTCCGGCACATCCTGCCGAACTGCCTGGCGCCGGTGATCGTCATCGTCACCGTGCAGACCGCGCATGCGATCTCGCTGGAGGCGACGCTCTCCTTCCTCGGCGTCGGCCTGCCGCAGACCGAGCCCTCGCTCGGCGTGCTGATCGCCAACGGCTTCCAGTACATGCTCTCGGGCAGCTACTGGATTTCGGTCTTCCCCGGCTTCGCACTGCTGATGACGATCGTCTCGATCAACCTGGTCGGCGACCGCCTGCGCGACGTGCTCAACCCGCGCCTGGAGAAGTGAGCATGGCGCCAGTTCTCGAAGTCAGCGGTCTCAAGACCCATTTCTTCACCCGCGCCGGCACGGTGAAGTCGGTCGACGGCGTCTCATTCCATGTCGAGCGCGGCGAGGTGCTCGGTCTCGTCGGCGAGTCTGGTTCCGGCAAATCGGTCACCGGCTTCTCGGTGATGGGTCTGATCGATCCCCCGGGGAGGATCGTCGAGGGCTCGATCAAGCTCAACGGCAAGGAACTGGTCGGGCTCGACGAGGAGGGCTTCCGCAAGGTCCGCGGTCGCGAGGTCGCGATGATCTTCCAGGACCCGATGATGACGCTGAACCCGGTCTTGCGCGTCGACACGCAGATGATCGAGGCCGTCACCGCCCATGACAAGGTTTCGCACAAGGCGGCCCGGGAGCGCTCCCGCGACGCGCTCGCCAAGGTCGGCATCCCCTCGCCCGAGGAACGCCTCAACGCCTATCCGCATCAGTTCTCCGGCGGCATGCGCCAGCGCGTCGCGATCGCGATCGCCCTGCTGCACCGCCCGCCTCTGATCATCTGCGACGAGCCGACCACGGCGCTCGACGTCACCATCCAGAGCCAGATCCTGGCCGAGATGCAGGGGCTCTGCGCCGACACCGGCACGGCACTGGTCTGGATCACGCATGATCTCGGCGTCGTCGCCGGCCTCGCCGACCGGATCGCGGTGATGTATGCCGGCCGCATCGTCGAGACCGGCGCGGTCGACCCCGTCCTCGACACTCCGCTTCATCCCTATACCAGCGGGCTGCTCGGCTCGCTGCCGGCAGAAGGTGAGCCCGGAGCCCCCTTGCGCCAGATCAGGGGCTCGACGCCCTCGCTGGCGCGGCTGCCGCAGGGCTGCGCCTTCGCGGCGCGCTGCGATTACGCGCAGGCCGACTGCCTTTCCCTCGCCCCCGACGTCACCCCCTTCCCGGGAGCACGCGGCGTGCGCTGCCACCACCCG is drawn from Bosea sp. Tri-49 and contains these coding sequences:
- a CDS encoding ParB-like protein — encoded protein: MSYSVEPRLHPIAIADLRPTQITVGMREVEMKQVHWRAEREEKGADFLGRHAVPVVIGPKRRLYLIDHHHLALALHLEGEEQVLTTEVADLSRLGKDEFWSFLDSRSWMHPLDAEGHRRGHDQIPRKVSGLVDDPYRSLAGALRLAGGYAKTEAPFSEFLWADFLRRRIKRAVLERSFAKALERALDLARSREAAHLPGWCGPSD
- a CDS encoding ABC transporter permease; its protein translation is MSEAALPSTTAAPPAAPAKEETPFRRFVRSFIEDRLALFGLALFILIVLLALAAPLIAPQNPYDLASVDVMDSRQPPGSAAGEGFTMWLGSDGVGRDLLSGILYGLRISLMVGAFSGILAATLGAAVGLIAAYAGGRTENAIMRLVDLQLSLPSVLVALILVAGLGKGVDKIIIALVMVQWAYYARTVRGSALVERRKEYVEAAQSLGLSHARTVFRHILPNCLAPVIVIVTVQTAHAISLEATLSFLGVGLPQTEPSLGVLIANGFQYMLSGSYWISVFPGFALLMTIVSINLVGDRLRDVLNPRLEK
- a CDS encoding TIGR03808 family TAT-translocated repetitive protein, which gives rise to MTLSRRDWLRTALFGTVTASASPALAQTPRATVSAPLGTLGIEAAQFGLRPGSTDDQSRILQNALIEAVKRDTPLVVAPGRYRIANVVLPENARLIGVPGATQFIAAQAGPLLAARRIKRVAISGMGLDGLDMKLGQRTGLLNVEEVLDLALSDCEFANAGSVGLTLNRTAGRIERNRFRSMRDAALFSLDSRGLSIEANTVEDCGNNGIQLWRSQAGDEQSLIRGNRLNRIRSDAGGDGPNGNGISLFRAGGVVIEGNTLRDCALTFIRNNSGSGVQILGNQGRRCGETGLYSEFAFEGAIIANNLVEDCAQGANITNLDHGGRLSVFANNIIRNAQRGFAPKGKELVGGLGVHVEAEAAVTGNVIENASEVGISLGWSWAMRNLVATGNVVRRTGIGISVSLVPKERNALIANNVISEARLGAVVGTEFGKVVTGDLTKGEDKRAAGIRVEGNSVG
- a CDS encoding ABC transporter substrate-binding protein; this encodes MKTFSANGLKALKLAILAAPVMTIAGLASAQELKIGLSAELSAMDPHYHNVSPNNMLARHIYEPLVGQDEKQALKPLLAESWKAIDDTTWEFKLRQGVKFHDGTPFTADDVIATMQRAPNVPKSPSSFSAYVRGKEFTKVDDFTVRVKTAAPAPLVPTDLSTFGIIPAKCKDTTTEDFNLGKCTTGGTGAYKQAEYVSGDRVVLTPNENYWGGKEPWSKVTFRMITSAPTRVAALLAGDLDVIENVPTSDVARLKGDAKLSVASTVSNRVIYFHMDHFREVSPFIKGKDGSEIKNPLRNLKVRQALSMAINRPGIVDRIMEKEAIPAGQLLPDGFFGTSKKLKPVAFDLNGAKKLLAEAGYPNGFKMKLHGPTNRYLNDTKIIEAVAQMFSRLGIETEVETLPSANFFTRASQGGQGNVPEFSFILVGWGAGTGESSDSLKALLATFDPAKGMGATNRGRYSNPTFDAKLVEALSTVDDAKRDAALAEAMDISMNDVGLIPTHYQLNTWASRKGVKVQARTDEYTLATGIRKE
- a CDS encoding LysR substrate-binding domain-containing protein, encoding MVNTASADRRTPSLRELEVLQAMITTRKTVAAAQMLGISQPAVSRALAALEAHVGLPLFSRESGRLVPTADAFALDAEAQPIFAALDRLNRWPGQAVQASVLRIATPPTLAQFVLPPVLAEFRRLEPDVVANVEIDTSSTVITQVADRAVDLGLVDMSASHIGIHGEVIREAVAHVLMPEDHPLADREVLGPQDLADEPIIALARRFPERIKVEQAFADAGVALRLVGEGTAAVFVAEMVRQRVGLALLNPFPLTLGGMQGLVARRFAPAIAYRTMLLFPSAGSVAPAARRFADLLIAMQPEDGLTTPIR
- a CDS encoding asparaginase, coding for MDNPVLAEVTRGSTVESRHRGSVIVVDADGAVVLSLGDVERPVFPRSAVKALQALPLLESGAADSYGLTHAEIALAVSSHSGEELHAETSLGMLRKAGRDAACLECGAHWPMGEAAARALAKAGREPTALNNNCSGKHAGFVCLSCGIDEDPAGYVKEGHKVQQAVRAALEEVTGAAHKAELSGTDGCSIPTYAVPLKALALGFARFGTGNGLGPKRAEAARRIREAVAANPFMVAGTGRFDTRFMEVFGARAFIKTGAEGVYCGTLPELGYGIALKCDDGAGRATEIAMAALIERFLPRQGGDEEAFAPFRETVMKNWNGIEVGRIRATEALRSRA
- a CDS encoding Lrp/AsnC ligand binding domain-containing protein — translated: MQTFFVEIKCRLGKTYEVASELADREIASEIYSTAGNYDILAKFHVAADVDIGHFVAQKVQSIPEIADTHTIITFKAF
- a CDS encoding alpha/beta hydrolase, with the protein product MSVDYETEYNNRARVPEHPGIIAGWARDAAAYREVAVSELGVRYGEGPRQTYDLFKPEDVKSKAIVLFIHGGYWQALDPSFFSHMARGLNQRGVPVAVAGYDLCPQVEVGHIVWELQQAAATIWLRYNLPVVAAGHSAGGQLSACLLATGWKNVDPELPDQIVPAAYGISGLYNLKPLTETSINKALGLSHEGAERESPLFWPAPSGLVMDAVVGGAESTEYLKQSRRLTDVWGLEGVRTRYQEIDGANHFTVLDTLPDPESGMTRRIAALAGA
- a CDS encoding SulP family inorganic anion transporter; amino-acid sequence: MPPVSAPAENSAATGRAGALGRDLLAGLTLAAITIPEQMATARLGGFEPQIGFYAFVAATLGFVLFGASRLLTAGADSTITPIFVSGLAALAVGGAIPAGSATLLALLVGLVLVLAGLLRLGWIADLLSVPVLTGFLAGIAVHIAVSQLPGLLGIPGGGHHIAGQLAALWHGLGGINVISLAIGVATLATVNLCERFVPRLPGALLALVAATTAVVLFKLEAHGVAVLGALPSGWLSLVPPVLDWRDIRSLVPLALVIALVVMMQTATVSRSFRDPDGGEPKVDRDFIGLGAANLLAGLASTFPVNASPPRTAVVAESGGRSQLAAATAALIVLALAVAGGSLLAQVPVAALAGVLFFVAQRIIRVEVIRRLAGQSRTEFALVLLTAIAIVWLPVETGVAVGIGLSLLHGVWMTTRSEPIEQLRIPGTTIWWPPEPGHRGEQVEGVLVIAFPAPLLFANAEIFRLGVLALLAERKPALLVLDAGGIPAIDYTAAQALLAVAAACRERGGAFAIARAESVRALQALEDFGVIAEIGAEHVFHSVEEAVRALVPAAKGAS
- a CDS encoding ABC transporter permease codes for the protein MLAFVLRRLAQALFVIAAMLVIVFFGVNVVGDPIYMLISPEMDQQQIAETARALGLDRPIWEQFLVFLKNAAQGDLGRSFVHGESAIKLILHRMPATLELAFVALVLAILIGLPLGLYAGLKPESRLSRFIMAVSILGFSLPTFWVGLMLILTFAVSLGWLPATGRGPTVSVLGIETSLLTMQGWQHVALPAFNLALLKISLVIRLARAGAREAALMDYVKFARAKGLSQSRIIGVHILKNIMIPIVTVLGLEFGSLVAFSVVTETIFAWPGMGRLLLEAITRLDRPVIVAYVMVVVVLFVTINLLVDLVYSALDPRVRLTEATS